In Thermostichus vulcanus str. 'Rupite', the sequence GATTCGGCCTTGGTCAGCTCCTGAATGTAGGCCCGTGCTTCGGTGAGGATCCGTTGCTCCGTTGAATCGGTGGTTAGCAAGATGGCCGTGATGCTCTGACTGGGCTTGAGGCCCGCTTCTGCCCGCAGGTTACGCAGGCTGCTAATGGTCTGGATCACCAAAGCAAACTCCCGCTCCAGAGTAGGATTCACCCAAGCAAAATCCGGCTCAGGGTAGGCTTGGACTGAAATTGAGGTGGTTTGCTGGGCTTGGGTCAAAATCTGCCAGATCTCTTCCGTGATGTGGGGCATCCAGGGGTGCAATAGCTTAAGGATGCTTTCCAATGCCGTGGCCAACACCTGTTGAGCGGTGCGTTTGGAGGTGACATCCTCCCCCCGCAGGCGGGGCTTAACCAGCTCAATATACCAATCGCAAAAGTCATCCCAGATCAACGAGTAGAGCAGCCGCGCCCCTTCCCCCAGGCCATAAGCCTCCAGTTCCTCAATCACCTGGGCCGTGCAGGAGTGTAGCCGCGACAGGATCCAACGGTCTACCAATTCCAGCTGCTCTGGGGAGGGGGATCCCAACTGGGCGGGGGTTTGCCCCTCCAGGTTCATCAACACAAAGCGGGAGGCGTTCCAGATCTTGTTGGCAAAGTTGCGGGCTGCCTCAACGCTGGCACTCTCTCCCGTTTTGCGGTCGTAGGCTAAGCGTATATCCTGCCCCGCTCCCACCACTTCTTTGACGAGGGCATAGCGCAGGGCATCGGTGCCGTATTTGTCCAATAGCTCCAATGGGTCGATGCCATTGCCCTTAGATTTGGACATTTTCGCCCCATGTTCATCCCGCACTAGACCATTGATATAGACATCCTTGAAGGGGATCTGGCCGGTGAACTGGGATCCCATCATGGTCATGCGGGCTACCCAAAAGAAAATGATGTCAAAGCCCGTAGACATCAGGGAGTTGGGGTAGTAGCGTTTGAGATCTTCGGTGTCATCCGGCCAGCCCAAGGTGGAAAAGGGCCACAACCCGGAACTAAACCAGGTATCCAGCACATCGGGATCCTGCTGTACTGCCTCCACCTCAGGACCAAATTTTTCCCGTGCCTTGACAAGGGCCTCCTGCTCATGACGAGCTACCACAAAAGCCTGCGGATCCCCGGGAATCTGACCCTCAATGACTGGATACCAAGCCGGGATCTGATGGCCCCACCACAATTGCCGCGAGATGCACCAGGGGCGCAGCTTTTCTAGCCAGCCGGTATAAACCTTCGTCCAGCGCTCCGGCACAAAGCGGGGGCTGTTGTTGCGGTATTCTTCTTCTAGGCAACGGGCCGCCATGCCCGACACATCGCAAAACCATTGGATGGAGAGCAACGGCTCAATCGGTACACCCCCCCGGTCGCTGTGGGGCACGGTGTGGGTGTAGTCCTCCACCTTCTCCAAGAGGCCATGCGCCTCAAACCATTGCACCACCTTCTGACGGGCCACAAAGCGATCCAGCCCCGTGAAGGGATCCCCGTTCTCGTTCAGGGTGCCGTCCTTGTTGAGAATGTTGATCATGGGCAAATGGTGTCGCTGGCCGATCTCAAAGTCGTTCGGGTCGTGGGCCGGGGTGATCTTGACGCAGCCGGAGCCAAAGCTGGCATCCACATACTCATCGCCAATGATCGGGATTAGCCGATCCTTAATGGGCAATTTGATCTGCTGACCGATCAGGTGCTTGTAGCGCTCGTCGGAGGGGTTCACGGCCACGGCAGTATCCCCCAGCATGGTTTCGGGGCGGGTGGTGGCTACTACCAAGTAGTGGTCGGGATCCGCCGCCAGGGGATAGCGAAAATGCCACAGGTGGCCCTTCACTTCCTTGTCATCCAGCTCAATATCCGATACCGCCGACTGGGTGGCCGGACACCAGTTAACCAAATACTCGCCCCGGTAGATTAGCCCCGCCTCATGCAGCCGCACAAATGCCTCGATCACCGCCCGGTTGAGGCCCTCATCCATGGTGAAGCGATCCCGGCTCCAATCCAACGATAGACCCAAGCGCCGCAGCTGGCCCTTAATGATGCCCTGAGACTGCTCCTTCCAGGCCCAGGCCCGCTCCAGAAACGCTTCCCGGCCCAGATCAAAACGGCTTTTGCCCTCCTGGCGCAGTTGGTTCTCTAGGATGGTATGAACAGCAATGCTGGCGTGGTCGGTACCTGGCACCCAGAGGACGTTGTAGCCCCGCATCCGCTTATAGCGAGTCACCACATCCGGCAACGTAAAGGCAAAGGCATGACCCATGTGCAAGTTGCCCGTCACGTTGGGAGGGGGCAGCACCATGCTAAAGGGATCCCCTGGTGCCCTCGGATCCGCCACATAAAAGCCCTGCTCCTCCCAAAAGCTCTGCCACTTCGGCTCGGTTTCAAAAGGGTTGTATTGGCTGGGCAAGTTAGAGACTTGGGGAGTCGCGACGGTCATGAGGAGAGCAGGTAAAGGGTTGTAAAGTGTGGAATCACCCTATAGATTAGCAGTCCAACACCCTACTCTTCTTTGGGATGGGGTGACCCAGCTGTGAGCTGAAGTATTGATCCAGCTCACCTAGAAGAGAAACACC encodes:
- a CDS encoding valine--tRNA ligase; translated protein: MTVATPQVSNLPSQYNPFETEPKWQSFWEEQGFYVADPRAPGDPFSMVLPPPNVTGNLHMGHAFAFTLPDVVTRYKRMRGYNVLWVPGTDHASIAVHTILENQLRQEGKSRFDLGREAFLERAWAWKEQSQGIIKGQLRRLGLSLDWSRDRFTMDEGLNRAVIEAFVRLHEAGLIYRGEYLVNWCPATQSAVSDIELDDKEVKGHLWHFRYPLAADPDHYLVVATTRPETMLGDTAVAVNPSDERYKHLIGQQIKLPIKDRLIPIIGDEYVDASFGSGCVKITPAHDPNDFEIGQRHHLPMINILNKDGTLNENGDPFTGLDRFVARQKVVQWFEAHGLLEKVEDYTHTVPHSDRGGVPIEPLLSIQWFCDVSGMAARCLEEEYRNNSPRFVPERWTKVYTGWLEKLRPWCISRQLWWGHQIPAWYPVIEGQIPGDPQAFVVARHEQEALVKAREKFGPEVEAVQQDPDVLDTWFSSGLWPFSTLGWPDDTEDLKRYYPNSLMSTGFDIIFFWVARMTMMGSQFTGQIPFKDVYINGLVRDEHGAKMSKSKGNGIDPLELLDKYGTDALRYALVKEVVGAGQDIRLAYDRKTGESASVEAARNFANKIWNASRFVLMNLEGQTPAQLGSPSPEQLELVDRWILSRLHSCTAQVIEELEAYGLGEGARLLYSLIWDDFCDWYIELVKPRLRGEDVTSKRTAQQVLATALESILKLLHPWMPHITEEIWQILTQAQQTTSISVQAYPEPDFAWVNPTLEREFALVIQTISSLRNLRAEAGLKPSQSITAILLTTDSTEQRILTEARAYIQELTKAESLEITGSLASEPKQVAAGVVGTIQVLMPLAGLVDVEALRAKLQKDIAKIEKEAQGIRSRLENPHFISRANPEVVQTHREQLAELDAQITLLKSRLQKLG